In the Shewanella sp. OMA3-2 genome, one interval contains:
- a CDS encoding TlpA disulfide reductase family protein: MQPNQKPVSQTGLDKIIILPQSIPIAQVNFSKLNGNEIDFEVFKGKVVVVNMRATWCPPCVRELPALDRLANRIEQTQYMQLPISIDADGKETVQLFLNLLD, from the coding sequence ATGCAACCTAATCAAAAGCCCGTTTCACAAACAGGTTTAGATAAAATTATTATCCTGCCGCAGTCTATTCCTATCGCTCAAGTTAACTTCAGTAAGCTCAATGGTAACGAAATAGACTTTGAAGTATTCAAAGGCAAAGTCGTAGTTGTCAATATGCGGGCAACATGGTGTCCACCTTGTGTAAGAGAGCTTCCTGCATTAGATAGGCTTGCCAACAGAATAGAGCAAACCCAATATATGCAGTTGCCTATATCAATTGATGCCGATGGCAAAGAGACAGTACAACTCTTTCTGAATCTATTGGATTAG
- the nrfF gene encoding heme lyase NrfEFG subunit NrfF — translation MKLVNLSITLVICLLFSVMVQATPVDTYEFKTPSNQKRAMSLAHELRCPQCQNQNLVDSNSPVAQDLRLEVYKMVDDGKSDEQIVEFMTSRYGDFVLYNPRLDPKTYVLWIGPFALLFIGFIVGAILIRRQRNVKYAHVEMSAEDKQQLDELLKRNK, via the coding sequence ATGAAATTAGTTAACCTATCAATCACGCTTGTTATCTGCTTACTGTTTAGTGTCATGGTTCAAGCAACACCTGTAGATACCTATGAATTTAAAACACCTAGCAACCAAAAGCGTGCAATGTCACTCGCGCATGAATTGCGTTGTCCGCAATGCCAAAACCAAAACTTAGTCGATTCTAATTCGCCCGTTGCGCAAGATTTGCGCTTAGAAGTTTATAAGATGGTTGATGATGGTAAGTCCGACGAACAAATTGTAGAGTTCATGACAAGTCGTTATGGTGATTTTGTCCTCTATAATCCAAGACTCGATCCAAAAACATATGTACTTTGGATTGGTCCTTTTGCGCTGCTATTTATAGGCTTCATTGTTGGTGCGATACTTATTCGCCGGCAAAGAAATGTAAAATATGCCCACGTAGAGATGTCAGCTGAAGATAAACAGCAGCTTGATGAATTACTAAAACGTAATAAATAA
- a CDS encoding DsbE family thiol:disulfide interchange protein: MKKLVLFIPLALFLVMGVFLYQGLFLNPQKLDSALEGKPVPAFQLERLETAGEMLTEADLKGQVSLLNVWATWCPACKYEHPFLTMLSRRNILPIYGINYRDERALAIKELQREGDPYTINFYDKDGRLGLDLGVYGAPETFIIDHNGIIRFRYAGPIDQNIWKDTLFPMVQQLQAEADGAA; this comes from the coding sequence ATGAAAAAGTTGGTGCTGTTTATACCACTAGCCTTATTTTTGGTGATGGGAGTATTCTTATATCAAGGTTTATTTCTTAATCCGCAAAAGTTGGATTCAGCATTAGAAGGAAAGCCAGTACCGGCTTTCCAACTTGAGAGACTTGAAACTGCAGGCGAAATGTTAACTGAGGCTGATTTAAAGGGTCAAGTTTCACTATTGAACGTGTGGGCCACTTGGTGTCCTGCATGTAAATACGAGCATCCTTTTTTAACTATGCTGTCTCGTCGTAATATTTTGCCTATTTATGGTATTAATTATCGTGATGAGCGGGCATTAGCGATAAAAGAGCTACAACGTGAAGGCGACCCATATACGATCAACTTTTATGATAAAGATGGTCGCTTAGGTTTGGATCTCGGGGTATATGGTGCGCCAGAAACATTTATTATTGATCATAATGGTATTATACGATTTCGTTATGCAGGCCCAATTGATCAAAATATTTGGAAAGACACCTTATTCCCAATGGTCCAGCAGCTACAAGCTGAAGCGGATGGAGCGGCGTAA
- a CDS encoding heme lyase CcmF/NrfE family subunit encodes MIPEIGHFSLIIGLAFAMLLASVPLIGAAKKDAYLVRYAWPLAYGMFFFILVSVVILGYSFAVDDFSVAYVAHHSNSQLPIFFKIAAVWGGHEGSLLFWVFSLSVWATAVAMFSKGLEEVFTARVLSVLAMVIVGFTLFMVLTSSPFERLFPIPMEGRDLNPMLQDVGLIFHPPMLYLGYVGFSVSFAFAIAALMSGSLDSAWARWSRPWTLAAWVFLTGGISLGSWWAYYELGWGGWWFWDPVENASFMPWLIGTALVHSLVVTEKRGAFRNWTVLLSIFAFSLSLLGTFIVRSGVLTSVHSFAADPSRGMFILLLLAIAVGGSLTLFAFRASEMSSPARFELKSKETMLLVCNVLLTVAAGTVLLGTLYPLLIDALGMGKISVGPPYFNAVFVPIVLVLFGFMGIGPIIRWKKSKQGEIKRQLLVPAISAAVVGLAVPFLMGGEFDIWVALGIAAATWVTLSTFRAGYNMVKGTDGSISLTRIGRSQLGMILAHFGIAVSIVGATMVSNYSIEKSVRMGPGISQELAGYTFKYLETKNVVGPNYTAQQGQIEIYQDDKYITLLKPDRRQYNVRTMDMTEAGIDWGLFRDLYVTMGDPISATEFAVRLNYKPFVRWLWFGSIFMMVGGFLAASDKRYRVKSTATVTEEKTKDKLATA; translated from the coding sequence ATGATTCCAGAAATTGGACATTTTTCCCTGATAATAGGTTTGGCATTTGCCATGCTATTAGCCAGTGTTCCATTAATCGGTGCGGCCAAGAAAGATGCATATTTAGTAAGATATGCTTGGCCTCTTGCATACGGTATGTTTTTCTTCATTTTGGTTTCAGTGGTCATATTGGGCTACAGTTTCGCGGTTGATGACTTCTCTGTCGCCTACGTTGCACATCATTCAAATTCACAATTACCCATATTCTTTAAAATTGCTGCAGTATGGGGCGGTCATGAAGGTTCATTATTGTTCTGGGTATTCTCATTATCAGTTTGGGCGACAGCAGTAGCCATGTTCAGTAAAGGCTTGGAAGAAGTCTTTACTGCGAGGGTATTATCAGTACTCGCCATGGTTATTGTCGGCTTTACCTTGTTTATGGTTCTAACCTCCAGTCCATTTGAACGGTTATTTCCAATACCAATGGAAGGGCGTGACTTAAATCCAATGTTGCAAGATGTGGGGTTAATCTTCCATCCGCCAATGTTATATCTTGGTTATGTTGGTTTCTCTGTTAGTTTTGCCTTTGCTATTGCGGCACTAATGAGTGGCAGTTTAGATTCAGCTTGGGCTCGTTGGTCTCGTCCTTGGACGCTAGCAGCTTGGGTATTTTTAACCGGTGGTATTTCACTAGGTTCTTGGTGGGCATACTATGAATTAGGCTGGGGTGGCTGGTGGTTCTGGGATCCAGTTGAAAATGCTTCATTTATGCCTTGGCTAATTGGTACTGCATTAGTTCACTCTTTAGTTGTAACGGAGAAGCGTGGCGCATTTCGTAACTGGACTGTTTTACTGTCAATCTTTGCTTTCTCATTAAGTTTGCTGGGTACCTTTATTGTACGTTCAGGTGTACTTACATCGGTGCATTCATTTGCAGCGGATCCAAGTCGCGGTATGTTTATTTTGCTACTGCTTGCTATCGCTGTTGGGGGATCTTTAACTCTATTTGCTTTCCGCGCCAGTGAAATGAGCAGTCCTGCACGATTTGAACTGAAGTCGAAAGAAACCATGTTGTTGGTTTGTAACGTGCTATTAACTGTAGCCGCAGGTACCGTTTTACTCGGAACCTTATATCCATTGCTTATAGACGCACTGGGTATGGGTAAAATTTCTGTTGGGCCGCCATACTTTAACGCGGTATTTGTTCCAATCGTGTTGGTATTATTTGGCTTTATGGGTATTGGTCCAATTATTCGCTGGAAAAAATCAAAACAAGGCGAGATTAAGCGTCAATTGCTTGTACCTGCAATTAGTGCTGCAGTCGTCGGTTTAGCTGTGCCTTTTCTAATGGGCGGCGAGTTCGATATATGGGTTGCACTAGGTATTGCTGCAGCAACATGGGTGACATTATCGACATTCCGCGCGGGCTACAATATGGTTAAAGGAACCGATGGTAGCATCAGTTTAACTCGTATTGGACGTAGCCAGCTTGGGATGATCCTTGCTCATTTTGGTATCGCGGTGTCAATTGTTGGTGCAACTATGGTGTCGAACTATTCAATAGAGAAAAGTGTTCGAATGGGGCCTGGTATCAGTCAAGAGTTAGCGGGTTACACATTCAAGTATCTTGAAACTAAGAATGTCGTTGGGCCAAACTACACTGCACAGCAAGGTCAAATTGAAATCTATCAAGATGATAAGTACATTACCTTATTAAAACCGGATCGTCGTCAATACAATGTCCGCACAATGGACATGACAGAAGCGGGTATTGATTGGGGTTTATTCCGTGACTTATATGTGACTATGGGCGACCCAATAAGTGCCACTGAGTTTGCTGTGCGTCTAAACTACAAACCTTTTGTGCGCTGGTTATGGTTCGGATCAATCTTTATGATGGTGGGTGGTTTCCTTGCCGCATCTGATAAGCGTTACCGTGTAAAAAGTACGGCTACAGTTACAGAAGAAAAAACAAAAGATAAACTTGCTACAGCTTAA